One Hevea brasiliensis isolate MT/VB/25A 57/8 chromosome 6, ASM3005281v1, whole genome shotgun sequence genomic window, ATGATATAATTGCCCACCAACTACCAACTTCTCTATTTTTTAAAACTTAATAAACATCATAATTTAACTGTTTGTTTTGAGTGTCTATCGGCGGCTATCAGCTCAACCCAAAAGCTAAACCAACACCCCCGTAGTATCCTGATTCTGGCTGGCAACCCAAGCTCTTTGGTCTTTAGCCCTGTTCCTGTTATTGGTTGTTTGGATTAGTCTCTTCACTGAAAACACCATAGAGCTCACCATCGATTCTCATCAAGTGAGGGCCGAGTCATCTGATTGAATTTGGCGAGTGAAGGAGGAAGAGATGTCGTTTAAGTTGAGGAGCGTGAAGGTGCCGGCGAACTCGGCGAGTCTGGAAGAGGCAAGGGCTCGGGTCTTCGATTTCTTCAGAACGGCCTGCAGATCCATTCCCCAAATCATGGACATCTACAACCTACAGGACGTCGTCACAGTGTCCCAGCTCCGCTCCACCATCGCCTCTGAGATCCACAAGAACTCTAGTATCACCAATTCCAaggtcctctctctctctctatgtacACACTGATGCTTCTGTGCTTGTCTTGTTGCTTCATTTTTCAACAATTAGATctgattttgaaatttttattgattttggttcCCTTTCATTTCagaaaatttttatttggtaatttATCTATGAAATTTACTTAAGTGATAGGCTCACCTTCTCGGCAAAGGTTTGAACTTCGCATTTAGATAGGAGAGTTTGAAATACATGGATACTGACTGAAATGGTTGATTGGATTTCTTTTTCGTGTTTTTTGGTGTACCAACTGTAGACTGGGTAGTATTGGAGTTGCATTACAAGTTGTCATTTGTCAGGATTCCTTTTATCATGCTGAAGCACAATTTAGCATCTGTGGAAATTAGAATGATCAAGAAAAATATATGAAAGCGATCTTAGTGGCAGTATCCATCTCAATCTTACTAACATTCAAACGGAGGTTGGCTTTCTGCCATTTAATGAGTTGGGTCATAAGTAATTTTGATATAGGACAGGTTAGAGGATTCAACATTTTCTGTTTATGTGCCCAAGAACATTTCTGACTTAATGTCAAAACACTGATAAATGATAACACAGGAATTTGAACCATTTGGATAATTTCTTTGTTGTAATGAACTAGCGGAATTGTATTGAAGCCTAAATGCGTAACCACATGGAAAATTGATCAGATTGAGGAGAAAATACCAATGACTTGTAACAAATTCCTTTTAGTGTTATAAGAGAACAGCAAATGTTCTTTTGATTGATAGGCTGTGAAACAGCTGCAGCAAATGAAATCTTAAATGAAAATTAAGTACTAACTTATTTTGGATGCAAGAAACCTCCACTTGTCCACCAAAGCAACAACTCTGACAACATTATTCAATCAATTCTGTGCGGCTGCCACTTAAAGCTTCTAGACAACTGAGAATAATTCCCCAAATTTTTGTTAATACCCTAATCCAATCCTACTGGTTGGACATAAGAACCAACATCAACCATGGCCCCATTATATTAGCGTTTGTCAATAATAATCCCCAATTCCATTTCTGATCTTGTTGATCCTTTTATGCCATATTTATCCTACATTCTCAATGTCCCTGTCTGCTTTTGTGGGTTAAATTTCACAGATGATCCGTCATCACTTAATTTCAACATGGTAACTAAATAACGCTTTAATTTTATTAGTTGGTACAAAAGATTTTTTTTTGTACTGAAAAATCAAATAGCTTCCAGAAAATATTCTTAGTAGCCTTATTTACAAAACTAAAGTTAAATGATTTTTACATtgcaaaattgaaaattagttagcacaccaaaatTACGAGATCAATTGTTGCCCTTCTCTTGCCTGCTTTGTTTCCTGGATTCAGGCAATATTGACTCTCTTAATTATCATATTCACAAATTTGATCTTATCCATCAATGGCTATTCCAATTTTCCATGTGAAATTGTAAATCCAACATATATGGAGTTATTTCCTTGCAAAGGAGGGTAAAATCAATTCTTCTTGCTTGTCCTCTTCAAACTTTGGGAGCATAAGAAATGTTTCCATGCTAATTTCATAGGTTTCACTTCTCATTCCCATTTTTTGAGTAATCTGGTGGCTTGAAaatcttgttctttatctttctAATAGTAGTAAAACTGCAGGTAATTGATTTGCTTCTCTTCAAAGGAATGGAAGAGCTGAGTAACATTACAGAGCATGCAAAGCAGCGTCATCATGTTATTGGCCAATATGTAGTGGGTCAATAAGGTCTTGTGCAGGATTTGGATACCAAGGATCAAGGCATCTCTGATTTCCTCAAGAACTTCTACAAGAGCAACTACTTTTGAACTTCAATGTTTTGTGGATGTACCTCTCAAGTTTCCCTTTTGAGTTTAGATTTCCCAGATATAATAAACTACTATCTGTGAATCTTCTGATGGATGAAGCCACTTGGCTCGAACCAAGTTATCACTTTCTCATTTATGATTTCCTGTTAGATTTCATAAATCAAGAAATGGGTCTTTTATTTTGGTGGAAGAAGTCTCGAGTGTTCTGTAATGTTATTTGTTATTGTCGTGTGATTATTTTGATGGCCCATGTTCATACACAAAGATGATGGTAACTGTTGGTTTTCTGTAAACTCTTGATCATGAAAAGAACAAGCGAACTGAAAGACTTAGCTTTGTGTAGATGGTATTCCCCATGGCTAAAGACGAATCAACAGATAAAAAGCTACTGGACTGCTCGGGTGCTCCCATTGTGAAAAAAGGCACCTAAAAGGgaaattaaattgttttttaaatttttactaattatTGTAGCACTTTCGTTCCATTGTGTAGGCTAAAAAGTAGATTGACCAACTtacttttaactttttttttttatttaaaatatatttttaatttaaagtattaattatttagtaaaattattttaaattaatttttaaatagtttaatGGTATATTTGGAtagtatataaaattttttttaaagtaagataaaataagaTATGTAGaagtaattttaaataatttaatggtatatttgaataaagtgtataaaggttttttttttttttaaacaaggtATAATAAGGTAAGTAAAAGTAGAGTGAAATAAAGAAAGTGAAGGTAATTATCAAAATCTCTCTAGCCTGCCATTTTAATAGGTTGAAAAAGTGTGATTTTCAGAGGTTTTGAGAACTCTTAAAATATTACctttacttaaaataaaaaaaaaatcctttccttgaaataaaatatttgattaaaaaacatttaaaaGTAACACAatttattaaaatgattaaagaaaatatataattgaatattataattattaaaaaaaatagtattaacatttttaaaaatttattaagataatataattttttactttgccaaatagcaattttaagataaataaataaacttatttatgatttttaatttattttaaatattttttttaatttataaatcaaatcaaatattaaattacttataACTTTctactttaattaatttataaaccaaatcaaaataaattgacaaaaaaaaaagcaaataacGAATAATTCATTTTGGTTTGTGTCCCCACTTtcaaattcattaaaaaaaaaaaaagtcaattacAAGGGCAACCAATTTCCAAATTCCCATTACAAAGTGGACACCATGAAAAGATGAGGATATGAATAATTAACATTGACATATATGTTTCTGAAGTAGTAAAATTCTGACTGTAAGATTAGTTCCGTGATACACATCTGAAACTACATGATGAGAATTGAGAAATGTaggggaaaaaaaaatataaaaacactAGAAACCATGTATGATTGCTGGATCTGGAATATGCTCAGATTTTCCCACAAATATACACCACATGGTTCACTCTCGTGGTCTTGCAAGCCAAAGAGAACTAAGAGCACGTAATCTGGAAAAGTAGTCATGGATGGCAAGAAGGGCACGACCTGACTGGCGGGTCGTCAATATTCGGTGCATCTGTTGTAGTGTTTGCTGCCGCAAATTGTCAGCCTGATGTTTAAAATCCATCAAAAGAAAACAGATTCTTTTGAGACACAGAGGCAAGAGAAAACACAAGACCCAATGAAAGGAACATATTCAAGGATATTCAATATTTCGCATATTGCTTGTATAGAATACTAGTGAGATCTTACGAACTAGATTGCTGGAAGATAAGTTATTTATAAAGTTCAAATATCAAATCCTAAAGTTCCTAAATCAATATCAATCCGGGAATGCTAATTTTTATTCCCAGAGATTTAAAATTGTTAAAACTGTTAATGCTAAAATGGATTTTAGAGGTGATGCATATTCATATTACTGAAAAATGTACACGAGTGGCATTACAAACAATTACCTGGCGAATGAACCCCTCAAGGGTCCCTAGCTTGCCCATGGCCATGGCCATCTGACCCATGTAATTTGCCACATTTCCAGATGAACTGGACGAACCAAGAGATCCACTAGACAATGTCTCAGCCAGGGACTGCTGCAACGCCTCCATTCCTTGAGATaaagcatcttctgcctgttggGAAGATTGCTGCAGATTACCTATGCCTACCAACTGTTGCTCGGTCAAAGGCTCCAATTGATTCACAAGGAGCTGCATCCATACCATTAAATTCTATCATGTTCTGTAACAACAAAAGAAAAGTAGAGCAGTTTTCATTCCTCCACCCCAAAACCCAAAATTCAAGGGGTAGACACCACATGGGGTGGGGAGCACAGAAGCTAAGAAATGATCTGTTATTTTTAGCACAAATCAATCATTACAATCAGAAGGAAGATTGATATAGCACAGCATTGGCGTATGTACTGAAATTTATGACCAAGAGTTTGAACATATATGAGCAGGTGCAAACAAACTTCATACCAATAAAAGACAAACTCACATGCCCATGCCACCATATGCAGGCATACATACACAGGAAAAGCAATGGAATATACAAGAATGGTTTCTTCTTGACATTTCAGCTATGTCATCATCAGAGCCATCCCCGTACCCACAGTTAGTTGTGGCTGTGTTCCTTACTATCACCTTACTCTTACTTCAGTTATTTGAGATCCCTGATCCCCAACCCTTCCCTGTAAATATTTAACCTGTTTGTTGGATCAAACTCAGTTTATCCCTTCTTTCACTTTTCTTCTTTTTCAGAGATTTGAAAATTTCATACAATAACTAATCACTTCTTCCCATTATACATtccagttctcaacccaaaagaaaaagaaaatgaaagaaaaggagaaaaaCACATCCATGCCAAAAGACATGAAACAGGTCCATTGAAAATACTCTTGGCATTCATCCCATCAGTGTTGGGTGGACAGGCAGGGGTGGTTCCCTAATACATGCAAGCCATTCTGTTATATTTAAGCACATAAATAGCTCAGTGCACAAGTAAAGCATATGCTTAAACACAGGAATTTCACCTTTAAACTTGATGTGCAGCAGCTGACGTAGCCAAACCAACACAGAAAATAAGTAAAACAGTAAAAATTAAAAGATGCAGATAATGCACAAACTAACAAACTTTGACTAACAATATGTGGCTAGCAACATGAGTTTCATTATTAACAGTCCCAAACCTCCCATGATAAATAACCTAATCAATTGGTTGTTACCAAATATTTGCAATGCCAACCCCTCCCTCAGACACATACAGTGGAAATGAGGCAAGGGGGGAGGGGAGGGGGGGCCACGGGGGGTTCTTGTGTAAGAAGGAGTTTCTGGCTTGCTGCTTTTAGTTCATGAAGTTGAAGGCAACAAATAACTTAATGTCAACAACATGAATTGCATTATagcaagtttaaaaaaaaaatagagttttTGCTTTTATTGTTAACATTCATATCTCAGTTCATTTCAAACTTCCTCTCATCATCCCATCATTACTAGAACTAACCCTAGTCTATGAAAACCCCTTAAAGCATAAGAAACCTCACCTTGAGGAGCTCTGATGAACGGAAGCCACCAAGCCACAAGAAACACCTCTCAGCAGGTGTCTTCCACATGCCAGATAGCAAATGGAAAACATCAGCCTTGGCTGCATTGCTCTTCAGCctaaaaatttcatcataatgaGCCATTATACCATCTATGATAATGTGAAGTTCAGCATCACTGGCATGGGAATTGACAGCTGATCTCAGCTCATTAATTTGTCGATTTTGCTCTTCCAGCCACCGCGCATATTCCACATCAAATGCCATGGCCCCTGTGAAAAGATGCAGCAAAAACAATGATCTACATCATGCTATATTCTTACATTAAGGTGCAAAGAATTTGATACAAAAGACAATGAGAAACAAATTTGAGCCTTGCTCAGAAGTATTTATGGATAAGGAAACACAAAATTACATTCAAGGCCTAAATAAATGCACCTGAAATGGAGTTGTAGTACATAAGCAGTGGCATGCCTCAGGCAAATCTATGAATCCTTGTGTAgtagaaaaaaaacaaaaaaaaaaaaaaaagaaaaacaaaagtcCATTTTCCTAAATGACATGGAGAAATGTAATGCATCCTGCAAAGATTAGTGTAACGAATAACAGTTTCGGGTTATAATATGGCCTTATGCTTCTGTTACATTTCAAGAGGTTTCAATAAAAGAAATACAGGAACATTGGAAAGCACACAAATGAATTAACGGTTGATTCTTCTCTTTTCCTCCTTATTCTAGCTTAGGAAGAAACTTCTCCCACCTTTTTGAACTCATTTTGTCTTTCACTCCTAAtgcaatttctttctttctttctatattaaaaaaaaagggtCTTGCAACTTACCCATTCTTAACCAATCTGATTATCAGAACAAAAGTTACCATGATGCCAGATCGTACCTACTCTTAATATATCACGTTTATAAAGGACAAAGGAGATAATGCCATAATTGTGATAGAAAATGCTTAAGATTCAGGATGCCTTTAGTTTCTGGATCTGAGGAAGGTATGCATTGCTGCATGTCCAGTACAGATACAGTTCACAGCTTGCACCTAGGCCTTAGCATGGCCTGAGCACATGTGAAACCCAGAATTTGACACCAACATCAGAGGTAATTTAAAGTATAGAATACAATTTCAAAGCTATTAAAAGCACTAACACACCCAATCTCACTGAGATGCTTGGCAGGGCTCTCACTGTAGAACTAAGAGCATGCATGTGTTACTTCACTAAGGCATTCATAACAATAGGGCAACACTATTCACAAACAATACACCGACTTTTCTGAGGAATGAATTAGCTACTTATCCTCAAAGAACTTGAGCTAGCTTAAGGAAGAAATAAGTTTTATTACCATTTCCACTCATTGAATGGGCTTGGTCCCCTGAGCTTGATATAAAGATTCCCTACAcaggaaaaataaaacaaaaataagttAAAAGAGATGCTCATACCTCAAAAAGATAATGTCTTACTAGCAAACTTAAGCATCGCAAAGCTGATGAAGAATTAGCCAAAGCTAACCTGCTGGCGTGCCCGCTGGAGCTCCTGTTCCAGTTGCGTCAGCTTCAAGCGGCTACTCTCCAGTTGTTGGACATAGGCCTATGGGTGGGAACAAGGGTTGAATGCAACTCAATAGAGGCAATGTAATACGCAGGCATGCATCAAGAAGTACATTGTCACCAAATCTTACACATGTAAAATTATTAGAAGTTCACAGAGGCCAGCACTCACTTCCCTTCTACCAAGGGCCCTAACCTTAGTGTCTCTTATAATACACCAACAACAGAATGCATGTAAAGACATTTATAGAATCTCCTGTTCCAGGGCAATATCTTAACCTTTCTAGAATTTAACCAAAGAACAGTGCCCACCTTCATCACTGCCTTCTACCATCACACCAAAAATTTAATCATGTCATAATTGATGTGATGAAAATTTTGGACCTCCCTATCTAATTTTCCATATTAATATTACTGCTCTTTATGAGTAAGAGTAAAATTCCTTTGAAAGATTTCTTTGGTTTTCAAGAGTGAATTCTGCCTTTCTTTCACAATTAAATTGAGTCATTACAATATAAGAATTGGAGGAAAAAAAATTGCCTGGCACTAAATTCCTTGTTTATAAAGgtgtttgcatacaataataaccTTCAACCAGAATATCACCACAATGGGCCAGAGCCAATCAAACAGTCCCATCAGCGCTCATCCTGGCCCACATTACCTTTAAATTTGTCTATTTTTATCAATCAAAGAGGTTCTATCAATTTATATTGCAAACTCACCATCCAGCAGTAAGAATCAATATCAATGCATGTTAATGTGTTCATTGCAACAATGGAAAATGAAATATGAAATATGAAACAGCAATAACGATATGAGTGCAAAATGTCAGATTAAAATGAATAAACAAAGGGATGAGGGGGACATACTTTCTTTCTCAACCGGCTTTTTCTTGCAGCTTCTCTATTTTGGGCCAGTCTACGAAGAGTCTGCCAAGTGTAAcaaatcaaaatatcatcaaataTGGCCAACTATTATCACATACTTTATCATATAATATTTTACCTTCTGATCCAGTTTATCCTTTGATCTGTCGCTGGAATCTGAAGCTGCAACAACAATAGATAGACCTCTATCAAACTGCACAAACACACAGTGTTAAATTTTTAGATTTGCAGCAATTTTGTTACATCAATCCATTTTCCAATGATTTGAATGGAGAATGTCACAGCTCGACTTACAATACAAGAGAGAATGAATATTGGAATCCAAAACTATGGAGTAATTTTGAAAATTCTTGATAACTTCTCAGAATTTagcatatattatatataaaataaggaTAGGAAAGATACAGTACCCCCAGATTTTTATCATCAGTGTCCGCATCAGTTGATATATCAGTCCTTGGGCTGGCATCAGCCATATTGGACTCTCCCCAGTTCTCTGTATTACCACTAGATATGGATACCAGGTTCAACTGTTGATTCTTTTCTAATGGCAATCTCTGGGACTCCACTTGCGCAGCAGGTGGATTAATATTAAAGGAAGTAGTTGACTGTTTTCACCAAGAGAGAGAGGACAGGAAAAACATATTAGTAGAAACAACTAGCACAGGCAAAACCATCATATATCAGATAGGATTATGGAAATTCACCTTGTCAAAAGTGGCAATATGGAGGGGATCAAAAGAGACTGCTTGGCCACTTGCTTTTGCTGAATTGAACACCGTACCTGCAGTTCCATGTCACAAAATCTTTCACAGATACagacaaataaattttcaaatctaTTTACAACGCTACTTGAAAAAGCAGTACAATATTGTGTTGGGAAGCAGAAAGTCTCTCTTTGATTTGCACTAATATATTTCATTAGGCCAAGTTTTTACTCATTACTCGATTACTCTTCCAGAAATATCCATCCAAAATGGTCTCAAATTAAAGTAAATTTCTGAATttacaataattataataatactaGCTTATTCACCACTCTTCTTGATAAAATACTCCATCAAACAATCCAAACTATTGCAGTGGGTGCTATGATTGTAATTTAATGAAAACATGGAGGATAAGTGGATAACCTAGAGCAGCAAACACATATACTGCGAAGTGCATGCCACCCAAGTCTGATACTGAAAATCATTCCTAcatattttatccttttttttaactaaaagaaTATTTTTCTTTGAACTAGCAAAAATAACAAGACATGCAGTCTAGATGACAATTTTCCCAAAAAGTACATTGCATGGTACCAATATTCTGATGGATTGTTCTGAGCATGTGAAACAAATTCCTATTAAATCTTTAAACAAATAAAAGATCCCGGATGATATCACCAAATaagttttagtttaattatctttCAGGTTACAGAATATTAAAAGAATAAGCCACGTCTGATCAAAATTTCCTTTGGAAGTTGGATTACTGAATACTTACTTGTACTCAGGTCAATGGCGTCCTCTAAGCGAAATGCAACAGATTGCTCAAATGGCCCAAAATCAGAGACACGATATGCGTGGATTCTGCTTCCCTCTATGCCACTGAAAACCAGAGTTTATGAAGAAATAACTTATAAGAAATGCATTACAAGATGACAATCAAATCAAGTTCCATCAGAAGCAACAACATAATTCTACTGGCCAAGGTATTTTCTCCTTGAGACATCATAATTTGGACATCGACCAGGAATCTTAACAAACTTCAAATCAATCTTTTTTAATTCATAATCAATAGATCACTATTAAGGAACTACAGGAAAAAAATCACAACCAAGTTCAACAATTGAAACTGCTAGAAAGCATTCCTAACTCTAGTTTGTCACTAGCCAGTGGCTATACATcacatttttgtaatcattcaatATACTAATCTGTCAACATATCAGTCGAACAAGAAATCTTCCCAATTAGTGTGTTCTTATCTACTAGATTATAATgacattcacaattcaaaatcaaACTATCAGAAAAGATCTCTGATGCTAGTAACAGTAGTAGACATACTTGAATGTATGCAATTGATGGCAACCATTTTAGTAGGTGTTCTACACATATATAGGAGCAGAGAAATATAAAGGCTAAACatattgaagagaaaaaaaaatgcaagTTTATCAAAGATGGCAATTTAAAATGTAaactcaaataataatgaaaCAAGAATACCAAAGAGGGACATTACGGTGCATTTGAAATGGGTAAATGAGGATCAAAGCTCGGCATCCCGTTGGCTTCCTTCTCATCTTCCTCACCCACTCCACCCCCAATACATCACTATCATCCTCACCTCCTTCGGCTCGTTCAAGCAAATTAGCCCAAATCACTACCTCGACCAAACTGCAAGATGCATCACTATCTTCCTTCAGTCAAAAGCAACCAAAGAGATAGATAAAAGAAGATAAGAAATAGTAATAAACAAATATAGAAGACATTAGTACTCTTAATTAAATCTGACATCTACCAGAACTAGTTCCCATTCATAGAATCACAAAATTCACTCAGAACTGAAGCCTGTTCTAACACAAGCATAAGAACTCCCAAGGTCATATTCATAGAATAATCCCTCCCCTCTCCCAACCAaaccaactcaactcaactcaactcaactaagcctttatcccaaaaatttggggtcggctatacggattcgctttctccactctgaacgattttgggttaaatcctcataaatgtctaatgcttctaggtcatgtt contains:
- the LOC110641839 gene encoding LOW QUALITY PROTEIN: NADH dehydrogenase [ubiquinone] 1 alpha subcomplex subunit 6 (The sequence of the model RefSeq protein was modified relative to this genomic sequence to represent the inferred CDS: substituted 1 base at 1 genomic stop codon); the encoded protein is MSFKLRSVKVPANSASLEEARARVFDFFRTACRSIPQIMDIYNLQDVVTVSQLRSTIASEIHKNSSITNSKVIDLLLFKGMEELSNITEHAKQRHHVIGQYVVGQXGLVQDLDTKDQGISDFLKNFYKSNYF
- the LOC110641853 gene encoding transcription factor TGA6, whose translation is MPSFDPHLPISNAPGIEGSRIHAYRVSDFGPFEQSVAFRLEDAIDLSTSTVFNSAKASGQAVSFDPLHIATFDKSTTSFNINPPAAQVESQRLPLEKNQQLNLVSISSGNTENWGESNMADASPRTDISTDADTDDKNLGFDRGLSIVVAASDSSDRSKDKLDQKTLRRLAQNREAARKSRLRKKAYVQQLESSRLKLTQLEQELQRARQQGIFISSSGDQAHSMSGNGAMAFDVEYARWLEEQNRQINELRSAVNSHASDAELHIIIDGIMAHYDEIFRLKSNAAKADVFHLLSGMWKTPAERCFLWLGGFRSSELLKLLVNQLEPLTEQQLVGIGNLQQSSQQAEDALSQGMEALQQSLAETLSSGSLGSSSSSGNVANYMGQMAMAMGKLGTLEGFIRQADNLRQQTLQQMHRILTTRQSGRALLAIHDYFSRLRALSSLWLARPRE